The following are from one region of the Falco biarmicus isolate bFalBia1 chromosome 1, bFalBia1.pri, whole genome shotgun sequence genome:
- the MEPE gene encoding matrix extracellular phosphoglycoprotein, protein MQTALMCLCLLSLAFSTPVPPPLPGRTAGNCVGQHRILLKGCNAKHGFYVFKYVYSFSTRRNQTQIKKEEADGQGTIPSHQLGEDDARQGPTEHRVTLEQGDGGSTDAMENRTSLKPENRSAPGTGRDVPSPRPGTSTRARSGVGIAGATPASSEGSGDLDLVVEVDNGVSVLPQGERPSGAVAGNRSGVRGEDRDDSAIGGVPVEGAMTAGRERAPTTRRAGDEGSGEATIPGQGQEGIMQRTGMGGALASVTEKMEDVQVDAEGVDEYAYIPDSGSVTVTRGKVGSAVGATSFTQISPDKDDEVNIFIGRANIHVGEQETTQAGATVGSDDDGIPTAGTSSPLPRLGVTVAHTGDDDGTPARRQPEGPATTATSGHGGSVTSSPRGGRPMGDDEDGATTIADGEEPVAPGPWRVTGSVITIPTGAGIHRNGDDEVRGEGQRFEGRPGRLSVTTPRQGGEEMAATVSAKGASIRLGTTIASPGVSEGDCTTALGTAGGRKAGKSTVAGRGGSGEAGPATLQPHREARPRVGVRVQPGGAGLDKMPRTDEVPSPHGKAGGRTPSRAQTRAGTHGGNAGGRLQGTKAGSSPPLQAGQARGSVAVGEGRQRGQGGEAGVAVSKGGHHGRRLGAGGPGAFAALSHSRQVDQVKRADVLHVRERAFYALDGAGAGPYTGLRSADSSQSSEGEQGSHSDSRQTGLQPSGWGAPGHPHSRWSRGAL, encoded by the exons GTGCCGCCGCCACTGCCTGGAAGAACTGCTGGGAACTGTGTGGGACAGCACCGG ATActgctgaaaggctgcaatgCCAAGCATGGCTTCTATGTTTTCAAATATGTCTACTCATTTTCCACACGGAGGAACCAGACGCAGATAAAG AAGGAAGAGGCTGACGGCCAGGGCACCAtccccagccaccagctgggtgAGGACGATGCCAGGCAGGGGCCGACAGAACACAGGGTGACCCTGGAGCAAGGTGATGGCGGCAGCACTGACGCAATGGAGAACAGGACCAGCCTCAAGCCTGAAAACCGCAGTGCCCCAGGCACCGGCAGGGATGTTCCCAGTCCTCGCCCGGGCACCAGCACGCGAGCACGCAGTGGTGTTGGCATCGCAGGGGCCACCCCGGCCAGCTCGGAGGGCAGCGGCGACCTGGATTTGGTGGTTGAAGTGGACAATGGTGTTTCCGTTCTCCCCCAGGGCGAACGCCCCAGTGGGGCCGTGGCGGGGAACAGGTCTGGTGTCAGGGGTGAGGACAGGGATGATAGTGCCATTGGAGGGGTTCCAGTGGAGGGGGCCATGacagctgggagggagagggcCCCCACTACCAGAAGGGCTGGGGATGAGGGCAGTGGTGAGGCCACTATCCCTGGACAAGGGCAGGAGGGCATCATGCAGAGAACAGGGATGGGAGGTGCTCTCGCCTCCGTCACTGAGAAGATGGAGGATGTCCAGGTTGATGCCGAAGGTGTGGATGAATATGCTTACATCCCTGACTCGGGCAGTGTCACTGTCACCCGTGGTAAGGTAGGCAGTGCAGTGGGGGCCACCAGCTTCACCCAGATCTCTCCGGACAAGGATGATGAGGTCAATATCTTCATTGGGAGGGCCAACATCCACGTGGGCGAGCAAGAAACCACCCAGGCCGGTGCCACTGTTGGCAGTGACGATGACGGCATTCCCACTGCGGGAaccagcagccccctgcccaggctgggcGTCACTGTGGCACACACTGGTGATGATGATGGCACCCCTGCTCGCAGGCAGCCTGAAGGaccagccaccacagccacctCAGGCCATGGGGGCAGTgtcaccagcagccccaggggtGGCCGTCCCATGGGAGATGATGAGGATGGTGCCACTACCATTGCTGATGGAGAAGAACCGGTGGCTCCTGGCCCCTGGAGGGTCACTGGTAGTGTCATTACCATCCCCACGGGGGCTGGCATCCATAGGAATGGCGACGATGAGGTGAGAGGTGAGGGGCAGAGGTTTGAGGGGAGGCCAGGGCGCCTGTCTGTCACCACCCCCCGCCAGGGGGGTGAGGAGATGGCTGCCACTGTCTCAGCCAAGGGGGCCAGCATCCGCCTGGGCACCACCATTGCCTCCCCTGGGGTGAGTGAGGGGGACTGCACCActgccctggggacagctggTGGCCGCAAAGCAGGCAAGAGCACTGTGGCCGGGAGAGGGGGGAGTGGGGAAGCAGGGCCAGCCAccctccagccccacagggaAGCACGGCCCAGGGTGGGGGTGAGGGTCCAgccagggggagcagggctggacaAGATGCCCAGGACGGATGAAGTGCCATCCCCACATGGGAAAGCTGGCGGCCGGACACCAAGCAGGGCCCAGACAAGGGCTGGCACCCACGGCGGCAACGCGgggggcaggctgcagggcaccaaggcagggagcagcccccctctgcaggcagggcaagCCAGGGGCAGCGTGGCAGTGGGTGAAGGCCGGCAGCGGGGGCAAGGCGGCGAGGCTGGGGTGGCGGTGTCCAAGGGTGGCCACCatggcaggaggctgggagctgggggacCGGGTGCATTCGCGGCGCTGAGCCACAGCAGGCAGGTGGACCAGGTGAAGCGTGCAGACGTGCTCCACGTCCGCGAGCGGGCCTTCTACGCCCTCGAcggggcgggggccggcccCTACACCGGCCTCAGGAGCGCCGACAGCAGCCAGTCCTCcgagggggagcagggcagccacAGCGACAGCCGACAGACAGGACTGCAGCCCTCGGGGTGGGGAGCCCCGGGGCACCCCCACAGTCGGTGGAGCCGGGGGGCCCTCTGA
- the SPP1 gene encoding osteopontin produces the protein MKVAVLCLCFISITAAWPVSKSKHHAISASSEEKYDARGHHSHRYRHHHVNSQSWESLEHPQNDLASPQQTLYSSEESVDLPVKPHFPDVSSKSHEDVDDDDDDDEDDSNDTDESDEVVTSFPTEIPVTVPFPPFTRGDNAGRGDSVGYRVRAVKSSKLRKAAKKLIAYDATEEDESVPDADSQQAGLSQEDSATRHSLGKHTVSGEWADKSHGQDSSELDSKHCDQSVENDSWQKFDSREAEADSKASVRGDSHQSVESRERQQSVESRERQQSVESRESQQSVESRESRVSAESPDDNSNQTLESAEDAHDRHSIENNEVTL, from the exons ATGAAGGTGGCAGTTCTGTGTTTATGCTTTATCAGTATCACCGCTGCATGGCCA GTGAGTAAATCCAAGCACCATGCCATTTCTGCCAGCTCCgaagaaaaatat GATGCCAGGGGCCATCACTCACACAGGTATCGACACCACCACGTGAATTCTCAGTCTTGGGAGAGTCTGGAGCACCCACAGAATGACCTGGCATCACCTCAGCAG ACTCTTTACTCTTCAGAAGAAAGTGTGGACCTCCCAGTAAAACCA CACTTCCCTGATGTGTCAAGCAAAAGCCATGAAGATgtggatgatgatgatgatgatgatgaagatgatTCCAATGACACGGATGAATCTGATGAGGTTGTCACAAGTTTTCCCACAGAAATTCCAGTAACTGTACCATTCCCCCCTTTCACCCGGGGAGACAATGCCGGCAGAGGTGACAGCGTGGGCTACAGGGTGAGGGCAGTGAAGTCTAGCAAACTCCGCAAAGCTGCAAAAAAG CTTATTGCGTATGATGCCACGGAGGAGGATGAGAGCGTTCCAGATGCAGACAGCCAGCAAGCAGGGCTCTCCCAGGAGGATTCTGCCACCCGCCACTCCCTGGGGAAGCACACTGTCAGCGGGGAATGGGCTGACAAGAGCCACGGGCAGGACAGCAGCGAGCTGGACAGCAAGCACTGTGACCAAAGTGTGGAAAATGACAGCTGGCAGAAATTCGACAGCCGTGAGGCAGAAGCTGATAGCAAGGCTAGTGTCAGAGGGGATAGCCACCAGAGCGTGGAAAGCAGGGAGAGACAGCAGAGCGTGGAAAGCAGGGAGAGACAGCAGAGCGTGGAAAGCAGGGAGAGCCAGCAGAGTGTGGAAAGCAGGGAGAGCCGCGTCTCAGCTGAGAGTCCTGACGATAACAGTAACCAAACATTGGAGAGTGCTGAGGATGCTCACGATCGTCACAGCattgaaaataatgaagtcaCCCTTTAA